The Paenibacillus sp. FSL R7-0204 genome includes a region encoding these proteins:
- a CDS encoding S-layer homology domain-containing protein, translating to MSMKKNTIAAITAVTLLSFSLGGQIFAAGSSFKDISQVTGKDKINSLKEQGLIKGISDTQFLPASTVTTAQGIQFISGGLQLSLAAIDFNKAPQASALFSKVKDNAWYAEAFINAHYNGVNIPANIDPAKPITKELYTSMLVQAVEKAGNLPMINLVPVELTDADALDPSYQGSIQRALKYKITALDASGKFNPKSNITRAEAAVMLYNTLDYLKTVSDGGTQK from the coding sequence ATGAGTATGAAAAAAAACACGATCGCAGCTATTACAGCAGTAACCCTCCTTTCCTTCTCTCTTGGCGGACAAATTTTCGCAGCAGGCAGCAGCTTCAAGGATATCAGCCAGGTGACAGGTAAAGATAAGATCAACTCTCTGAAGGAGCAGGGCCTGATCAAAGGAATCTCCGACACCCAATTTCTGCCGGCATCCACAGTAACTACAGCGCAAGGGATACAGTTTATCTCCGGCGGTCTCCAGCTTAGTCTGGCGGCAATTGATTTCAATAAGGCACCACAGGCAAGTGCGCTGTTCTCCAAAGTAAAAGACAATGCCTGGTACGCCGAAGCCTTCATCAATGCCCATTATAATGGCGTGAATATCCCGGCCAATATCGATCCGGCCAAGCCGATTACCAAAGAGCTGTATACCAGTATGCTGGTTCAAGCCGTGGAAAAAGCCGGTAACCTGCCGATGATCAATCTTGTCCCAGTTGAACTTACAGATGCAGACGCGCTGGACCCTTCCTATCAGGGCAGCATTCAGCGGGCGCTGAAATACAAGATCACTGCCCTCGATGCCAGCGGCAAGTTCAATCCGAAGAGCAACATTACCCGCGCTGAAGCAGCAGTAATGCTGTATAACACGCTGGACTACTTGAAGACCGTCAGCGATGGCGGCACACAGAAGTAA
- a CDS encoding RNA polymerase sigma factor, which produces MGNNDNLLNDPDNLTTTVNQYADMILRLALAHLGNLADAQDVCQEVYIKYFKHQRIFNNPEHEKAWFIRVTINTCRDVIRSPWRKWFSPYEEVPLPNEPAEDLEIVTYVLMLPRKYRIVIHLYYYEGYKTAEIAQLLSINENTVRTQLKRAKALLKTKIMEEWDDDEA; this is translated from the coding sequence ATGGGGAACAACGACAACCTTTTGAATGATCCTGACAACTTAACAACTACTGTCAACCAGTATGCCGATATGATACTTCGCTTGGCACTGGCTCATCTCGGTAATTTGGCGGATGCTCAGGATGTGTGCCAAGAGGTATACATCAAGTATTTCAAGCACCAACGTATCTTTAACAACCCGGAGCATGAGAAGGCATGGTTTATAAGAGTAACAATTAATACGTGCAGGGACGTAATCCGCAGCCCGTGGCGGAAATGGTTCTCCCCCTATGAAGAAGTCCCTCTTCCTAATGAACCGGCAGAAGATCTGGAAATCGTCACCTATGTACTTATGCTTCCCCGGAAATATCGGATCGTCATACACCTCTATTATTATGAGGGCTACAAAACAGCAGAAATTGCGCAGCTCCTGAGCATCAATGAGAATACGGTCCGCACACAGCTTAAACGGGCCAAAGCCCTTCTGAAGACGAAGATAATGGAGGAGTGGGATGATGATGAAGCATAA
- a CDS encoding amino acid ABC transporter ATP-binding protein: protein MIEIRDLHKSFGPLAVLKGVDLTVEHGQVMVIIGPSGSGKTTLLRCFNLLETPDKGSLTLNTIKLDFTPGAKIPQRTVLSLRQQTGMVFQSYNLFPHMTAIGNVMEGQVTVQKRSKEEARSKALALLDKVGLADKANAYPHQLSGGQQQRVAIARAMAASPEVLLFDEPTSALDPELVGEVLKVIKQLAREGMTMVIVTHEMKFAADVADRIILMAGGLILEQGTPREVLEQTKNPRALQFLNRLSGEE from the coding sequence ATGATTGAGATACGCGATTTACATAAGTCCTTCGGGCCGCTTGCGGTGTTAAAAGGTGTGGATCTCACCGTTGAACACGGCCAGGTCATGGTCATTATCGGACCTTCCGGCTCCGGCAAAACCACGCTGCTGCGCTGCTTCAACCTGCTGGAGACCCCCGACAAGGGCAGTCTTACACTGAACACAATTAAGCTGGATTTCACCCCGGGCGCCAAAATTCCACAGCGTACCGTACTGTCCCTGCGCCAGCAGACAGGAATGGTGTTCCAGTCTTATAATCTGTTCCCGCATATGACGGCGATCGGCAATGTGATGGAGGGACAGGTCACGGTGCAAAAGCGTTCCAAGGAAGAAGCACGCAGCAAGGCGCTGGCCCTGCTGGACAAGGTGGGTCTGGCAGACAAGGCAAATGCATATCCGCATCAGCTGTCCGGCGGCCAGCAGCAGCGTGTAGCGATAGCCCGCGCTATGGCGGCCTCGCCAGAGGTACTGCTGTTCGATGAGCCGACCTCGGCACTTGACCCTGAGCTGGTCGGCGAGGTGCTGAAGGTCATCAAGCAGCTGGCCCGGGAAGGCATGACCATGGTCATCGTCACCCATGAGATGAAATTCGCGGCCGATGTGGCAGACCGGATCATCCTGATGGCAGGCGGACTCATTCTGGAGCAAGGAACGCCCCGGGAGGTACTGGAGCAGACGAAGAACCCGCGCGCCTTGCAATTCCTGAACCGGCTCAGCGGGGAAGAGTGA
- a CDS encoding amino acid ABC transporter permease — MDERQIQIFLDSLLPLFKAGVAFTLPLALVSFILGLLLAVITALARLSSWRLPRLIARFYVWVIRGTPLLVQLFIIFYGLPAAGIVLDPFIAAVIGFTLSVGAYSSEIVRAAILSIHKGQWEAAFSVGMSRRQALRRVILPQAARVSVPPLSNSFISLVKDTSLAASITYVEIFRKAQQIVATSYEPLLLYCEAALFYLLFCSVLSALQNYLEKRLDRYSAS, encoded by the coding sequence ATGGATGAGCGCCAAATACAAATATTTCTCGATTCACTGCTGCCCCTGTTCAAAGCGGGGGTGGCTTTTACCCTTCCGCTAGCGTTGGTATCCTTTATTCTGGGGCTGCTGCTGGCGGTGATTACTGCACTTGCCCGGCTGTCCTCCTGGAGGCTTCCGAGGCTGATCGCCCGTTTCTACGTCTGGGTGATCCGGGGAACGCCGCTGCTGGTACAGCTGTTCATTATTTTCTATGGACTGCCTGCCGCCGGGATTGTGCTCGATCCGTTCATCGCCGCTGTCATCGGGTTCACGCTCAGTGTCGGGGCGTATTCGTCGGAGATTGTCCGGGCTGCCATTCTGTCTATTCATAAAGGCCAGTGGGAAGCCGCGTTCTCCGTGGGGATGAGCCGGAGGCAGGCGCTGCGGCGGGTAATATTGCCTCAAGCTGCCCGTGTGTCGGTTCCGCCGTTATCGAATTCTTTTATTAGTCTGGTTAAGGATACTTCGCTTGCGGCCAGTATTACTTATGTCGAGATTTTTAGAAAAGCCCAGCAGATTGTAGCGACATCTTATGAACCCCTGCTGCTGTATTGCGAAGCGGCGCTGTTCTATCTGCTGTTTTGTTCCGTATTGTCGGCGTTGCAGAATTACTTGGAGAAGCGGCTGGACCGGTATTCGGCCAGTTAA
- a CDS encoding amino acid ABC transporter substrate-binding protein, which produces MKKLSLTIMLLLTMVTAAACGTNDNKTAAGGNTAAEPTAAASEGAASGEQNSLEAVKASGKLRIGTEGTYAPFTFHDADGKLTGFDVEIAEEVTKRLGVKPEFIETQWDGIFAGMDAKRFDVIFNEVSITDERKVKYDFSDPYIVSKAVLIVPEDNQDIKTFADLKGKKAGQSLTSNLGKIATDNGAEIVSTEGFNQAIDLLTSGRIDATVNDGLSFLDLKKQKPDIKIKKVDEIAEGSYSAAVFLKGNDELVQAVNEALTAMKSDGTYLKISEKYFGADVSK; this is translated from the coding sequence ATGAAAAAACTGAGTTTAACTATTATGCTGCTCCTGACCATGGTCACGGCTGCAGCTTGCGGAACCAATGATAACAAGACAGCAGCGGGCGGCAATACTGCGGCTGAACCCACGGCAGCGGCTTCAGAGGGTGCAGCTTCAGGGGAGCAGAACAGTCTGGAGGCTGTCAAAGCCAGCGGCAAGCTGCGCATCGGAACCGAAGGGACCTACGCACCGTTCACCTTCCATGATGCGGACGGCAAGCTGACGGGCTTCGATGTCGAAATCGCCGAAGAAGTCACCAAGCGCCTGGGTGTGAAGCCGGAGTTCATTGAGACGCAGTGGGACGGGATTTTTGCAGGGATGGATGCGAAGCGCTTCGATGTGATCTTCAATGAAGTCTCGATCACCGATGAGCGCAAAGTGAAATATGATTTCTCCGATCCGTATATTGTCTCCAAGGCTGTGCTGATCGTGCCGGAGGATAATCAGGATATTAAGACATTCGCTGATCTCAAGGGTAAAAAAGCCGGTCAGTCGCTCACCAGTAACCTCGGCAAAATCGCCACAGACAACGGTGCCGAGATCGTATCCACCGAGGGCTTCAATCAGGCGATTGATCTGCTGACCTCCGGCCGGATCGATGCTACCGTTAATGACGGCTTGTCCTTCCTCGACCTGAAGAAGCAGAAGCCGGATATCAAGATCAAGAAGGTGGATGAGATTGCCGAAGGCTCGTATAGTGCCGCAGTTTTCCTGAAAGGGAATGACGAGCTGGTGCAGGCTGTGAACGAAGCGCTGACCGCTATGAAGAGCGACGGGACCTACCTTAAGATCTCCGAGAAGTACTTCGGAGCTGACGTATCGAAATGA
- a CDS encoding DHA2 family efflux MFS transporter permease subunit has protein sequence MDQTLKQEADFRLSSILVPLLAIIAGVFMVVLDSTAMNVALSRLVVDFKTDLHTLQWVVTGYMLAQASVIPLSGWLSDRFGAKTVFLTAVIVFTIGSILCATPSSAEWLIVFRVIQGLGGGCVLPVGMAYVYRLAPKSKVGVVMGIMGIPVLFAPAIGPVLSGWLVEYHSWRWIFLINIPIGIIAVLIGLRKLPSAAKNSVPGMDKLGMVLGPLAFASLTYGVSQGAQSWTSDKTLIGLLLGAVALIAFVIAELRSKTPLLELRILKSVDFTTGIIVQWIAQFGLYGALFLLPQFLQQARGFGAFDTGLTLLPQAIASGLMMPIAGILFDRIGVRWLVVCGLSLVSGALFQYSHVDLTTQSRDLILPLIMCGAGMGMMMMPMNTHLLNKAPSHLVNRVTSLTNSMQQVITSLAVSTLVTILTARTTARGIEMQEAAAAAGKSTAGASQQALLLAKQTVLSQGFADTFHIMMFVALGGAVLGLLLRRGRHSGTERSKEKAAPEIMHV, from the coding sequence ATGGATCAGACCTTGAAGCAGGAAGCCGATTTCCGGCTGTCCAGCATTCTGGTTCCGCTGCTGGCTATTATTGCAGGAGTATTTATGGTTGTGCTGGACAGTACGGCGATGAACGTAGCCTTGTCCAGGCTGGTGGTGGATTTCAAGACGGACCTGCATACGCTGCAGTGGGTAGTTACCGGATATATGCTGGCCCAAGCTTCCGTTATTCCGCTGTCAGGCTGGCTGTCTGACCGGTTCGGAGCCAAGACGGTCTTCCTGACAGCGGTAATTGTGTTCACGATAGGCTCGATTCTGTGCGCTACACCAAGCAGCGCCGAGTGGCTGATTGTTTTCCGGGTTATTCAGGGACTGGGCGGCGGCTGTGTGCTCCCTGTAGGAATGGCCTACGTATACAGACTGGCTCCCAAAAGTAAGGTCGGCGTTGTCATGGGGATTATGGGCATTCCCGTTCTGTTCGCACCGGCTATTGGTCCGGTATTGTCGGGCTGGCTGGTTGAATACCATTCCTGGCGCTGGATCTTCCTCATTAATATTCCGATTGGCATCATTGCTGTACTGATTGGACTGCGCAAGCTGCCGAGTGCGGCGAAGAACAGCGTGCCCGGCATGGATAAGCTAGGTATGGTTCTTGGCCCGCTGGCTTTTGCATCGCTCACTTACGGGGTTAGCCAGGGCGCTCAGAGCTGGACCTCTGATAAGACGCTGATTGGGCTGCTGCTGGGCGCTGTGGCGCTGATTGCTTTTGTCATCGCCGAGCTGCGCTCCAAGACACCGCTGCTGGAGCTGCGGATTCTGAAATCCGTAGATTTCACGACAGGAATCATCGTGCAGTGGATTGCCCAGTTCGGCTTATACGGCGCGTTATTCCTGCTCCCGCAATTTCTGCAGCAGGCCCGCGGCTTCGGCGCATTTGATACCGGTCTGACGCTGCTGCCGCAAGCGATCGCTTCCGGGCTGATGATGCCGATTGCCGGGATACTGTTCGACCGGATCGGTGTGCGCTGGCTCGTGGTCTGCGGTCTCAGTCTGGTCTCCGGCGCATTATTTCAATATTCTCATGTGGATCTTACCACGCAGAGCCGTGATTTGATCCTTCCGCTGATCATGTGCGGGGCGGGCATGGGGATGATGATGATGCCCATGAACACGCATCTGCTCAACAAGGCGCCCAGCCATCTGGTGAACCGGGTAACCTCGCTGACGAACTCGATGCAGCAGGTAATTACTTCGCTGGCCGTCTCGACGCTGGTTACGATTCTGACCGCAAGAACAACGGCGCGCGGCATAGAGATGCAGGAAGCGGCGGCGGCTGCCGGTAAAAGCACCGCAGGCGCTTCACAGCAAGCTTTGCTGCTGGCTAAGCAAACCGTATTATCCCAGGGCTTCGCGGACACATTCCACATTATGATGTTTGTCGCGCTTGGCGGTGCGGTTCTTGGACTGCTTCTGCGCCGCGGCCGCCATTCCGGAACTGAACGTTCTAAGGAGAAGGCAGCACCGGAAATCATGCATGTATAG
- a CDS encoding TetR/AcrR family transcriptional regulator, with product MNKPDTDAAQLPRSAPQAIESAPPVSADPYVQRILEAARQLFTESGLEAVSMYSIAKRAGIGQGSLYRRFTDKGEICSALLKGSADQFLSGLEQQVAASAGELPALAQLQSSIEQIADFIEQYAELLNMIKAEFTGKKQLTQFEHPFFQRLGVMMTELLERAAAGGEIIDIDPAFAATALISVLSPDLYLYEQKRHHSSKLDISRGIITLFVTGLAKR from the coding sequence ATGAACAAGCCAGACACCGATGCTGCACAGCTCCCGCGCTCAGCTCCGCAAGCCATAGAATCCGCTCCGCCAGTGTCCGCCGATCCTTATGTACAGCGGATTCTTGAAGCTGCCCGCCAGTTGTTCACTGAGAGCGGACTTGAGGCGGTCAGCATGTACAGCATTGCCAAGCGTGCAGGCATAGGGCAAGGCTCCCTGTACCGCCGTTTCACGGACAAGGGTGAGATCTGTTCTGCACTACTGAAGGGCAGCGCAGATCAATTCCTGTCCGGGCTGGAGCAGCAGGTCGCTGCCAGTGCCGGAGAACTCCCGGCTCTCGCTCAGCTGCAGAGCAGCATTGAGCAGATTGCCGATTTCATTGAGCAATATGCCGAGCTGCTGAATATGATCAAAGCCGAGTTCACCGGCAAGAAGCAGCTGACCCAGTTTGAGCATCCTTTTTTCCAGCGGCTGGGGGTGATGATGACAGAACTGCTAGAGCGCGCTGCGGCAGGGGGCGAGATTATTGACATTGATCCGGCCTTTGCGGCCACCGCCTTAATCTCTGTCCTCAGTCCCGATCTGTACCTGTATGAGCAGAAGCGGCACCACTCCTCCAAGCTGGACATCTCCAGGGGCATCATCACTTTGTTCGTGACCGGTCTGGCAAAGCGCTGA
- a CDS encoding ABC transporter ATP-binding protein, with product MYQWFSSHQQLTVPSAPFIASGNEWGFFVLREVSISTRGGFVHSLMINISNLSYAFGTGSSRTPVFSGLSMNVQRGEFISVVGGSGSGKSTLFKIIAGLLEPGSGRIMLNGAESITAAKRLGSVAYMPQQDLLLPWRTVLDNCLLPWELKHSRPKAAAVAEIRTLLQRFGLEGTEGAYPQELSGGMRQRVAVLRTVAAGNNLLLLDEPFGALDAITKRSLQRWLLELWAELDKTVLFITHDLEEALLLSDRIYLMTGREGSGMQEFSAGLPRPRHHSLNYEPQFAALRQELELKLYENRRS from the coding sequence ATGTATCAGTGGTTCTCATCACACCAGCAGCTGACTGTACCTTCCGCCCCATTCATTGCCTCCGGGAATGAATGGGGCTTTTTTGTGCTCCGCGAAGTATCTATTTCAACACGAGGAGGCTTCGTACATAGTCTTATGATCAACATTAGCAATCTATCCTATGCTTTCGGGACCGGTTCGTCCCGGACCCCCGTCTTCTCAGGGCTATCCATGAATGTGCAGCGCGGCGAATTCATTTCTGTCGTAGGCGGAAGCGGATCCGGCAAAAGCACTTTGTTCAAAATCATCGCCGGTCTGCTGGAGCCGGGCAGCGGCAGAATTATGCTGAATGGAGCCGAGTCCATTACAGCAGCGAAAAGGCTGGGCAGTGTGGCCTACATGCCGCAGCAGGATCTCCTCCTGCCTTGGCGGACCGTATTGGACAATTGTCTGCTGCCCTGGGAGCTCAAGCACAGCCGTCCCAAAGCGGCCGCCGTTGCCGAGATCCGTACCCTGCTGCAACGCTTCGGCCTTGAGGGAACCGAAGGGGCTTATCCCCAGGAGCTGTCCGGCGGGATGCGCCAGCGCGTGGCGGTCCTCCGCACCGTGGCGGCGGGAAACAACCTTCTGCTGCTCGATGAGCCGTTCGGGGCGCTTGATGCCATTACCAAGCGTTCGCTGCAGCGCTGGCTGCTGGAGTTATGGGCGGAGCTGGACAAGACGGTGCTGTTCATCACCCATGACCTGGAGGAGGCGCTCCTGCTCAGTGACAGAATCTATCTAATGACTGGCAGAGAGGGCAGCGGAATGCAAGAATTCTCAGCCGGTCTTCCCCGTCCTCGTCATCACAGTCTGAACTATGAACCGCAGTTCGCCGCCCTGCGTCAGGAATTGGAGCTGAAGCTATATGAGAACCGCCGCTCCTAG
- a CDS encoding ABC transporter permease codes for MRTAAPRRLLQHYGPAALLALLTLAVWETVARLGLVPPFILPAPSAICRAMLEERRLLFGVHLPATLLEVLTGFALSVICGSLLGIAMHLFRPLAKALYPLLIISQTVPLIALSPLFIMWFGYTLWSKVAVVFLTAFFPVVIGTYDGLSKNTNAYRELLLTYGANRWQILGKVGVPLALPSFFSGLKLSAVYCVIGATIGEWLGGSQGLGYFSRRMAGNLQSAKMFAAVVLLSLLGILLFLAVAALEKIILKKRGRYS; via the coding sequence ATGAGAACCGCCGCTCCTAGAAGATTGCTCCAGCATTACGGGCCGGCTGCCCTGCTCGCCCTGCTGACGCTTGCGGTATGGGAGACAGTAGCCCGGCTGGGCCTGGTCCCTCCCTTCATCCTTCCGGCTCCGTCCGCCATCTGCAGGGCCATGCTGGAGGAACGCCGCTTATTATTCGGGGTGCATCTGCCTGCTACCCTGCTTGAGGTACTCACAGGCTTTGCATTGTCGGTGATCTGCGGCAGCCTGCTGGGAATCGCCATGCACCTGTTCCGTCCGCTGGCCAAGGCGCTGTACCCGCTGCTGATTATCAGCCAGACGGTTCCGCTGATCGCGCTCTCGCCCCTGTTCATCATGTGGTTCGGCTACACCTTGTGGAGCAAGGTCGCCGTTGTCTTCCTGACCGCTTTCTTCCCGGTGGTCATCGGCACCTATGATGGCTTGTCCAAGAACACGAACGCCTACCGGGAGCTCTTGCTGACGTACGGCGCGAACCGCTGGCAGATTCTCGGGAAGGTGGGCGTCCCGCTGGCCTTGCCTTCTTTTTTCTCCGGACTGAAGCTGTCGGCTGTGTACTGTGTGATTGGTGCAACCATCGGGGAATGGCTTGGGGGCAGCCAGGGACTGGGCTATTTCAGCCGCAGAATGGCCGGGAATCTGCAGAGCGCCAAGATGTTCGCCGCTGTTGTCTTATTATCCCTGCTCGGTATCCTGCTGTTTCTGGCAGTCGCCGCGCTGGAGAAGATTATTCTGAAGAAAAGAGGACGTTATTCATGA
- a CDS encoding ABC transporter substrate-binding protein, which yields MTTTRYSRYLRHTISRPAMLLSALLLCMLPVLAGCANTNNPAASGSSAGTGAEDNAHKLTIMLDWYPNAVHSFLYAAEAEGYFAEEGLEVEIQMPADTNDALKLVAAGKVDLALSYQPQVLMARGEQIPVKSIAALVRHPLNHLMVAADSGITRPGELSGKQAGYSSVPLYEAMLNTMVKSDGGDPSSLKLVDVGYELIPALSTGRVDGIMGGFINHEQLILEQQGHPVRSFNPVDYGVPDYYELVLVASEQGLQDSQGFYQKFVDAIRKGQQYVADHPDEALKLLLAHQEDTAPLDEAIEQRSLEILLPLMDAGSQPFGYQESPSWEKVNQWLSENGLLAAEVDIKNAFINF from the coding sequence ATGACTACTACCCGCTATTCCCGTTATCTGCGCCATACAATTTCAAGGCCAGCCATGCTGCTGTCCGCTCTGCTGCTCTGTATGCTGCCTGTCCTGGCAGGCTGCGCCAATACGAACAATCCGGCGGCCTCCGGCTCCTCGGCGGGGACTGGAGCTGAAGACAACGCCCATAAGCTGACGATTATGCTCGACTGGTATCCCAATGCTGTTCACTCTTTTTTGTATGCGGCAGAGGCTGAAGGCTATTTCGCTGAGGAAGGTCTGGAGGTTGAGATTCAGATGCCGGCCGATACCAATGATGCGCTGAAGCTTGTTGCTGCGGGGAAGGTGGATCTGGCACTGAGTTATCAGCCGCAGGTGCTGATGGCACGGGGCGAGCAGATTCCGGTCAAATCGATCGCTGCGCTGGTGCGCCACCCGCTGAATCATCTCATGGTTGCCGCAGACAGCGGCATTACCCGCCCCGGAGAGCTGTCCGGCAAGCAAGCCGGATATTCCTCCGTCCCGTTGTATGAAGCCATGCTGAACACGATGGTGAAAAGCGACGGCGGGGACCCTTCCTCCCTCAAGCTGGTGGATGTCGGCTATGAGCTGATTCCTGCTCTCTCCACCGGACGGGTGGATGGAATTATGGGCGGGTTCATCAACCATGAGCAGCTGATTCTGGAGCAGCAAGGTCATCCGGTCCGTTCCTTCAATCCCGTGGATTACGGGGTCCCGGATTATTATGAGCTGGTGCTGGTCGCCAGTGAGCAGGGACTTCAGGATTCACAGGGCTTTTATCAGAAATTCGTGGATGCGATCAGAAAAGGCCAGCAGTATGTAGCCGATCACCCGGATGAAGCGCTGAAGCTGCTGCTTGCCCATCAAGAGGACACCGCGCCGCTGGATGAAGCCATTGAACAGCGCAGTCTTGAGATCCTTCTGCCGCTGATGGATGCCGGCTCCCAGCCCTTCGGCTATCAGGAGAGCCCATCATGGGAGAAGGTGAACCAGTGGCTGAGCGAGAACGGCTTGCTGGCTGCGGAAGTGGATATTAAGAATGCTTTTATTAATTTTTAA
- the thiM gene encoding hydroxyethylthiazole kinase yields the protein MHMSYLSKVRQANPLVHNITNIVVANFTANGLLALGASPFMADAIEEVADVAAMSGAVVLNIGTLNEAAIASMIEAGKAANRHQVPLVLDPVGAGATAYRTVVTAKLLSELQLTALRGNVAEVANVAGESWASKGVDAGAGEGDVVALANKAAQKLHCVVIITGKEDIITDGNRTYIASNGHSILTRVTGTGCLLSAVVGAFLAVSGGEVLEAAAEALSFYGVAAELAAEAAEAQGPGSFQTLFLNQLSLVTPEQYSSRSRLQLLAEA from the coding sequence ATTCATATGTCTTATCTGTCCAAAGTACGCCAGGCGAACCCGCTGGTGCATAATATTACGAATATCGTAGTCGCTAACTTCACAGCTAACGGGCTGCTGGCTCTGGGAGCCTCGCCATTCATGGCCGATGCCATTGAAGAAGTAGCGGATGTCGCTGCCATGTCCGGGGCGGTTGTGCTGAACATTGGCACACTTAATGAAGCCGCCATCGCTTCCATGATCGAAGCAGGGAAGGCTGCGAACCGCCACCAGGTGCCGCTCGTGCTTGATCCCGTTGGAGCTGGAGCTACCGCCTACCGCACGGTCGTTACAGCTAAGCTGCTCAGTGAGCTTCAGCTTACTGCACTGCGCGGCAATGTGGCCGAGGTTGCCAATGTGGCCGGTGAGAGTTGGGCCAGCAAAGGCGTGGATGCCGGAGCAGGCGAAGGCGATGTAGTCGCTCTAGCCAATAAGGCGGCTCAGAAGCTGCACTGTGTCGTGATTATCACCGGCAAGGAAGACATCATCACAGACGGCAACCGCACTTATATCGCCAGCAACGGCCACTCCATCCTGACCCGGGTAACCGGAACCGGCTGCCTGCTCAGTGCTGTGGTGGGTGCATTTCTTGCCGTAAGCGGCGGGGAGGTACTTGAGGCGGCTGCCGAGGCTCTTTCCTTCTATGGCGTGGCAGCAGAGCTTGCCGCTGAAGCGGCTGAAGCCCAAGGTCCCGGCAGCTTCCAGACCTTGTTCCTGAATCAATTGTCTCTGGTGACCCCGGAGCAATACAGCAGCCGCTCACGGCTGCAGCTGCTCGCCGAAGCCTAA
- the thiD gene encoding bifunctional hydroxymethylpyrimidine kinase/phosphomethylpyrimidine kinase has product MTSIRKALTIAGSDSGGGAGIQADLKTFQELGVYGMSALTALTAQNTLGVQGVFPMEPETVAAQLDSIGSDLPPDAIKTGMLFSSDIIRVVAGKVQQYGWQHKLVIDPVMVAKGGSQLLLQEAVQALITSLLPLSLAITPNLPEAEMLTGMKIQGREDREQAARLLHQMGPKYIILKGGHDLSGDEAVDLLYDGREFQYMSSPRIATKHTHGTGCTFSAAVTAGLALGHSMPEAVHIAKAFIQAAIEDSLNIGAGQGPTNHFAYGNRMRSRGITL; this is encoded by the coding sequence ATGACTAGCATACGCAAAGCGTTGACCATTGCCGGTTCGGACAGCGGCGGCGGGGCCGGCATTCAGGCGGATTTGAAGACGTTTCAGGAGCTGGGAGTGTACGGCATGTCTGCACTTACTGCACTCACCGCCCAAAATACACTAGGTGTCCAGGGAGTCTTTCCGATGGAGCCGGAGACCGTTGCAGCCCAGCTGGATTCGATCGGCAGTGATCTGCCGCCGGATGCCATTAAGACAGGAATGCTGTTCAGCAGTGACATTATCCGCGTAGTTGCCGGTAAAGTGCAGCAGTACGGCTGGCAGCACAAGCTGGTGATCGATCCGGTCATGGTCGCCAAAGGCGGCTCACAGCTGCTGCTCCAGGAGGCCGTACAGGCGCTGATTACAAGCCTGCTTCCTCTCTCGCTTGCCATCACCCCCAATCTTCCAGAAGCAGAGATGCTGACAGGAATGAAGATTCAGGGCCGGGAAGACCGGGAACAGGCGGCAAGACTGCTTCATCAGATGGGACCCAAGTACATTATCTTAAAGGGCGGACATGACCTGTCAGGAGATGAGGCCGTGGATCTGCTCTATGATGGACGGGAATTCCAGTACATGTCCAGCCCACGGATTGCGACGAAGCATACCCACGGGACCGGCTGCACCTTCTCAGCTGCAGTGACGGCAGGTCTTGCGCTGGGCCATTCCATGCCTGAAGCCGTCCATATCGCCAAGGCATTCATTCAAGCAGCGATTGAGGATAGCCTGAACATCGGGGCCGGGCAGGGGCCGACGAATCATTTTGCTTACGGGAACCGGATGAGATCAAGGGGGATCACGCTATGA